The segment GGTGTTTCGGGACGCATGATCGGTTCCTTCAAAATGCTGCGCCGGCGCGAGGCGTGCGGTAAATCGCGATGCTCGGGCCATCGCCCGCGCGTACGAAACCCCGGTACATGCCTTCGGTATTGAACGGCAGGGCGACGTTGCCATCCGCATCGACCGCAACGAGCCCGCCGCTGCCGCCGATCGGCGCGAGCCGCTCCATGACGACCGTCTCGGCGGCGGCGGCCAGCGTGGCGCCGCCATAGGCCATCCGCGCGCTCACGTCGTGCGCGGCGACGAGACGCATGAACGTCTCGCCCGTGCCCGTCGTCGAGACGGCGCAGGTCGCATCGTTTGCATAGCAGCCGGCGCCGATGATCGGAGAGTCGCCGACGCGGCCGGGCTGCTTGTTGGTCATGCCGCCCGTCGACGTGGCGGCGGCGAGGTGCCCGTCGGCATCGAGTGCGACGGCGCCCACGGTACCGAGCTTGCGGTCGGGATCGATCGGCGCGCACGCCTCGGGTGCACCCGGATCTTGTGCCGCCGCGCGGGCCGCGTCGTGGTCGAGCATCGTCCGGCCGGCATGGCGTGCGTTCAGCCATTGCACGTAGCGCGCCTCGGTGCCGAAATAAGCGGGCTCCACGCATTCGAGCCCCTGGGCCTGGACGAACGCATCGGCCCCCGGCCCGGCAAACATGACGTGTTCGCTCGCTTCGAGCACGCGCCGCGCCGCGAGGATCGGATTTTTTGCACGTGTGACGCCGCATACGGCACCCGCCGCGAGCGTGCGGCCATCCATGATCGCGGCGTCGAGTTCGTGCGTGCCGGCCGCGGTGTAAACGGCGCCGCGGCCCGCATTGAAGAGCGGACAGTCCTCGAGCAGACGCACCGCGAGGCAGACTGCGTCGAGTGCGCTGCCACCTCGCGCGAGCAATTGCTCGCCGGCCCGGAGGACATCGCCGAGCGCCGTCAGATAAGCGCGCTCGGCTTCATCGGTCATCGCGTGCCGGACGATCGTGCCGGCGCCGCCGTGTATCGCGAGAACGGGGCGGCGCTTCATACTTTCTTCCCTGTGCCGCGTGCACTGCGCGTGCGTCGTTTGGAGGCATTGGCGGTGGCGATCTGCGCGCTCCGTGGCGGACTCGCCAGCCACGGATGGACGAACTCGGTCATTTCGGCGGCTGCCATGACAGCGCGCTTCGATCGATGCGCGACGGCGTCGACGAGTGCTTCGATCGCGGCGAGCACGGCCGCATCGCAGTTCGCGCCAAGATGACGCTCCGCACGCACGATCAGGGTCAGTCCGGCAATGCGCGCGAGCGGGGATTCGGCGCTGTCGGTCAGCGCGAGCACGGGCACGCCGAGATCGGCGGCGCGCGAAGCGAGAACGATCGTGTCGTTGATATAGCGCGGGAAGGCGATCGCGACGAGCAGGTCGTTCGCGGTGGCGCGCCCGAGATGCCGGGCCGCATGCGTTACGCCGCCGATTTGCGCAAGCGACTCCACGCCTTCGTGATACGGCGCGAGGTTGTACTCCATGAGCCCGGCCAAAAAGCCGCTCGTGCCAAGCCCGAGCACGTAAACGCGGCGCGCCTTCAGGATGGCGCTGACGGCTGCCTCCGCGTTGGCCGCATCGATTGCGTCGCGCGTGGCGTGCAGATTGACGATGGTCTGATCGAGAGAGCGGTCGAACACCTCGCCGCGTGCCGTAGGCGATTCCTGCGCCGTACGCAGCCGTTCGACGTGCGCGAGCGTCGCTTCGAATCCGCGGACGAGCGCTTCGCGAAAGGCCGGATACCCGTCGAAGCCGAGCGTGCGCGCGAACCGATTGGCGCTGGCCACCGATGCGCCGACGGCGCTGGCGAGTTCGTCGATGCGCATCGTGGCCGCGCGGTAAGGGTTCGCATGCACGTATTCCGCCATACGCCGATGCACGGGCGTCAGCGCTGGAATGGCGGCGGCGATTCGCGCCGAGATCGTCGTTTCGGGGGTTTCCCGGGGCTGCGGGAGCGCTTTCGTCATGCGGGCGGGAGCGACTGAGCGGTCTCAGTCTCGCGTTGCTGGAATGAAAGTATGTTTACATGAAAGACCCGCTGAAAAAAAATAATTTTCGCGAACGAGCGTGCGTGTTCGTGCCGGCGAGGTTGCCGTTGCGACCGCGGGGGCGGTTTGGGTGTGTATCGGAGAGGAAGCGCGGCGCGGGGCGGCGCTCGGCACTCGACGCTAGAGCGAGCTGCCGCCGCAGACGAGGATCGGCTACCCGGTGATGGCGGGACAGGCGATCAGTCGTCTTGGCATGCTGGTTCCGGTTTCGTCGGGTGGCCCCCGATTCGAGCTTCGCCGTGGCGAGGGACGATGCTCACGCTGCTTCGCCTTTCCGTGCGCGGACGGATTCGATCGTCACGGCGGGCACCGCCTCGAACGCGCGCAGCCCGGCATGTGCGGCATCGGCGTCGGTGATGAGCCTCCATGGCCCGTCGATCGGTGCCCAGTGCTGCTGGCTGCTGCGGTTGAGCTTGTCCGACGTCGCGAGCACGTAGACCTGCGCCGCTTGCCGCATCAGGCACTCCTTCAGCCATGCCTGATCGGCGGTTGCCTCGCACAGTCCGCGGCCCGGTACGACGCCGTCCGCACCAACGAAGGCCTTGTCGACGCTGATGCGCGTGAGCATCAGCTGGGCCAGCGGTCCCAGGGTGCTCATGCTCGGCTCGCGGACTTCGCCGCCCAAAAGCGTGAGCGGCACGCCGCTGCCGGCGAGCGTCTGCACCACGAGCAGGTTGTTCGTGACGACGTGGATGTCGCGGCGCGAATGCAATGCACGCGCGAGCGCGGCGGTGGTCGTGCCGCTGTCGAGAAAGATCGTGTCGCCTTCGGCGACGTGCCGCGCCGCCGCGCGGCCGATCGCCTCCTTTTCGGCGCGAAAGCTGTGGCTGCGCTCGTCCAGCGACTCTTCGGGCACATGTGCGGCGACCGAGGCGGCGCCGCCATAAGTGCGTAGAATCAAGCGCTCGTCGGCCAGTGCGCGAAGGTCGCGCCGCACGGTCACTTCCGAAATGCCGAAGTGCTCGCAGAGCGCCGAGACCTCGGTCATGCCGGACAAAACAGCCTGAAGCATCGCTTCGCGGCGGCGTGCAACTTTCATATCGGGATCGGAAATCGGTTCTGAAGACCGCCCGTGCCACTGTTTCGAGCGGGAGCGGGCGGCGGCGCTCGGTTTGCCGCGCGCGAGTAGTTTATCCATTTCCGATATCGCAGGCGCGTCGATCGGCCGCCGCGCGCCATTGCGCTCAGGTTCCGGATCGAACCCAGTCTTGCGTGACGCACACATATTTGATGCGCTGCCGGAAGTACGTATAGGCGATATGCAGACGCCCGTCCGCCGTTTGCACGATCGTCGGATAGGAGAATTCGCGGTTCAACCGCTGCGCGGAGTTGTTCGTCATGCAGTAGCCGTCGCCCGTTTCCAGATTTCGCTGCTCGGGCCACGTTGTTCCGCCGTCGTGCGAGACGGCAAGCGTCATCGGCGCGCGCGGCGCCCCCCAGAAGGCCGTGCCGCGCGCGGATGGGGCCTGGTCCGCGACCGTGCCGTCGGCTTCGTCGTCTTCGATCTCGTCGTAAAGAGAAGCCCGGCGCTCGGTGCTGTCCTTCGCGCTGCTGTGGTTGAACACGAGTGCGAGATCGCCGTTCGCGAGCGCGGCGCATTGAATCGATGCGTTGTTGTTCGGCAGTGCGAGCGGCTGCGGCGCATCCCACGCCACGCCGTCGGCCGAGCGGCTCAGATAGAGGTGGTCGGCCCAGCGGCTGCGAAAGAGCGCGACGAGCGAGCCGCCGGCGAGCGGCTGAATGCTCATGTGCACGCAGCCCACGCTTTGCGGTACTTCGTGCTCCTTCCAGCTCATGCCCTGATCGGTCGAGCGCATGACCACGCTGATGTCGTCGTTGCCCGACCAGCGCTCGCCCGGGCGCGTGCGGCACAGGAAAGCTGGGCAGAGCCATGCGCCGTCCGGGGCCACGACGATCGGTTGGCGCACGAACGTGCCGGGCTTGTCGAAGAGCGTATCGATTGGCCCCCACGTGCGGCCGTTATCGCGCGAAATGCGCCGGCGGACGATCGCCGTGTTCTGATGCCCCGAACGCTGGGCCGTATAGACGAGCCACAACGCGCCGTCGGGCGCGGCGAACAGCACGGGATTCTGCTCGGAGCGCGTTGGATCGTCGGAGAGCTTGAGGGGGGCGCTCCAGCAATCGCCGTGCGCCTCGAGCCGGGAGAGATAGATGGAAATGTCGGCCACGCCTTCCTGCGTACCGCCGAACCAGGCGCACAGCAGATC is part of the Trinickia caryophylli genome and harbors:
- a CDS encoding isoaspartyl peptidase/L-asparaginase family protein; amino-acid sequence: MKRRPVLAIHGGAGTIVRHAMTDEAERAYLTALGDVLRAGEQLLARGGSALDAVCLAVRLLEDCPLFNAGRGAVYTAAGTHELDAAIMDGRTLAAGAVCGVTRAKNPILAARRVLEASEHVMFAGPGADAFVQAQGLECVEPAYFGTEARYVQWLNARHAGRTMLDHDAARAAAQDPGAPEACAPIDPDRKLGTVGAVALDADGHLAAATSTGGMTNKQPGRVGDSPIIGAGCYANDATCAVSTTGTGETFMRLVAAHDVSARMAYGGATLAAAAETVVMERLAPIGGSGGLVAVDADGNVALPFNTEGMYRGFVRAGDGPSIAIYRTPRAGAAF
- a CDS encoding MurR/RpiR family transcriptional regulator translates to MTKALPQPRETPETTISARIAAAIPALTPVHRRMAEYVHANPYRAATMRIDELASAVGASVASANRFARTLGFDGYPAFREALVRGFEATLAHVERLRTAQESPTARGEVFDRSLDQTIVNLHATRDAIDAANAEAAVSAILKARRVYVLGLGTSGFLAGLMEYNLAPYHEGVESLAQIGGVTHAARHLGRATANDLLVAIAFPRYINDTIVLASRAADLGVPVLALTDSAESPLARIAGLTLIVRAERHLGANCDAAVLAAIEALVDAVAHRSKRAVMAAAEMTEFVHPWLASPPRSAQIATANASKRRTRSARGTGKKV
- a CDS encoding DeoR/GlpR family DNA-binding transcription regulator, with the translated sequence MKVARRREAMLQAVLSGMTEVSALCEHFGISEVTVRRDLRALADERLILRTYGGAASVAAHVPEESLDERSHSFRAEKEAIGRAAARHVAEGDTIFLDSGTTTAALARALHSRRDIHVVTNNLLVVQTLAGSGVPLTLLGGEVREPSMSTLGPLAQLMLTRISVDKAFVGADGVVPGRGLCEATADQAWLKECLMRQAAQVYVLATSDKLNRSSQQHWAPIDGPWRLITDADAAHAGLRAFEAVPAVTIESVRARKGEAA
- a CDS encoding sialidase family protein — encoded protein: MTSISTLPAPALSMPGKLHRADGDAARIDAYLPAATVQSHAANLIALANGDLLCAWFGGTQEGVADISIYLSRLEAHGDCWSAPLKLSDDPTRSEQNPVLFAAPDGALWLVYTAQRSGHQNTAIVRRRISRDNGRTWGPIDTLFDKPGTFVRQPIVVAPDGAWLCPAFLCRTRPGERWSGNDDISVVMRSTDQGMSWKEHEVPQSVGCVHMSIQPLAGGSLVALFRSRWADHLYLSRSADGVAWDAPQPLALPNNNASIQCAALANGDLALVFNHSSAKDSTERRASLYDEIEDDEADGTVADQAPSARGTAFWGAPRAPMTLAVSHDGGTTWPEQRNLETGDGYCMTNNSAQRLNREFSYPTIVQTADGRLHIAYTYFRQRIKYVCVTQDWVRSGT